In Cryptomeria japonica chromosome 10, Sugi_1.0, whole genome shotgun sequence, a genomic segment contains:
- the LOC131073323 gene encoding uncharacterized protein LOC131073323 produces MKKSLRNSLCRGADTVVNVTMNPNSFRSRLAASSFLLGRRKQGLKEAPAEDHSAATPSLISSYNPLSDDDDDDLSTPPTLEEMLARLQEEEEEEAGQLAELIALSNLSSINPNRMSSVNNSDLMRAAQRALNVQCPRLSVDGRDVNQGPRSDFARKLPPDIESRNYQRSTMNKENDLSQGFRKPCLVERLMGLEIMPVKKPTPAPCLKRSNTSQRNDYLDGQYLKDLCGATGIVPRAINDRRFMVKQPLNSEKQKYQRPLPPDGKQIRQGFGSYQKSAIKSPLGMVQVSAAGHHPSYSQTKKLQASSSKPQELLMKKQPNYRTNIMEEKKKKSDCRLCSNRAHLK; encoded by the coding sequence ATGAAGAAGAGCTTGAGAAATTCACTGTGCAGAGGAGCAGACACTGTAGTTAATGTCACAATGAATCCCAATAGCTTTAGATCAAGATTAGCAGCTTCTTCATTCTTACTTGGTAGAAGAAAACAAGGTTTAAAAGAAGCACCTGCAGAAGATCATTCTGCTGCAACCCCTTCTCTTATCAGCTCTTATAACCCAttatctgatgatgatgatgatgatctcagTACTCCTCCAACTTTAGAGGAAATGCTTGCTCGTctgcaggaggaggaggaggaggaagcagGGCAGCTTGCAGAATTAATAGCTTTATCCAACTTAAGCAGCATAAACCCTAACAGAATGTCCTCTGTCAACAATTCTGACTTAATGAGAGCTGCCCAAAGGGCATTGAATGTTCAGTGCCCCAGATTATCAGTTGATGGAAGGGATGTAAACCAGGGTCCAAGATCAGATTTTGCAAGGAAATTACCTCCAGATATTGAATCTAGGAACTATCAGAGGAGCACCATGAATAAGGAGAATGATCTCTCTCAGGGATTTCGTAAGCCCTGTTTGGTTGAAAGACTGATGGGTCTGGAAATCATGCCTGTGAAGAAGCCAACTCCAGCTCCATGTCTTAAGcgcagtaacacatcacaaaggaatGATTATTTGGATGGGCAGTATTTGAAGGATTTGTGTGGTGCAACTGGAATTGTACCCAGGGCAATCAATGATAGGAGATTCATGGTGAAGCAGCCCTTGAATTCAGAGAAGCAGAAGTATCAGAGGCCTCTTCCTCCTGATGGTAAACAGATAAGACAGGGTTTTGGATCATATCAAAAGTCTGCCATTAAAAGCCCACTTGGAATGGTGCAGGTTTCTGCAGCTGGTCATCATCCTAGTTACAGTCAAACAAAGAAGTTGCAGGCCTCCTCTTCCAAGCCACAAGAGCTGCTCATGAAGAAGCAGCCCAATTACAGGACAAATATcatggaggagaagaagaagaaaagtgattGCAGATTATGTAGTAATAGAGCTCATTTAAAGTGA